The Neoasaia chiangmaiensis sequence TTTGGGGCATGATGCCAGCAGAAGAAGTCCCGAAACGCCAAAGGCGGTCTTGACCAGCAGCCGGCACAGGGCATGGGAGAACAGGTTGAAGCCCAGCCCTGTGACGATCGGGTTCGCGCCCAGTCCGGTGATGACGCTCCCCATCAGGAAGCAGCCCAAAGCTCCGGCCAGTGCCCCTGCGGTCGTGCCGAGGAACGCGGAATGCGTTGCCGCCCCCGTGACTTCCGCAGCCAGCGCACCGACGAGGATGAAAGCGTCCAGACCGACATTCACGAGCCCGGCTGTCCGGCAGAATGCTCCACCCAGCGAAGTCAGAAGGAGAGGCGTCGTCTGCAGCAGGCAGCCCTGAAGAAACGCGTTCATCGGGCGCTCCTCTCTCGCCAGTTGCGGAGGCGGCGGCCAAAGCCCGTAAAGCGGACCGAGGCGAAAATGATGAACGAGGCCTCGATCAGACGTGTCACTTCCTCGGGGATATCGCTGATAAGCTGGATACCGATCCCGGAGACGACCAGCATGGCCAGCAGAAGGGAGGCAAGAAAGATACCCGGAGCCCGGTTGTCCCCGAGGATGGCGACAGTCAGCCCCAGAAAACCGTATTCGGCAGAAAAGCCCGTCACATACTGATGGACTGTTCCCAGAGTATGGACCGCCCCCGCCAGACCGCCGATCCCGCCGCTCAGCAGCATAGCGGAGACAAGGATCCGCCGGACCCCAAAACCGGTTGCGCGTGCGAAACGCCTGTTCCACCCGACGATGCGGGTTTCATATCCAAGCGTTCCTCTGCTGCACCATGCCGTGTAAAGCGCAACGCAGATGATGGAAATCATGAAAGACAGGTTGAGGCCGGGAAAGCCGACATCCGGCAGATGGGTCACTACCGGGATCATCGCCGTGGCCGAATTGGCTGAGCCGGGCGCGAGGAAAAAGCGCTCGACCAGCC is a genomic window containing:
- a CDS encoding ABC transporter permease, with the protein product MTGRLSSHLGPIAGALFAAMVVIGLCGFNPLESLILILRSALGSPAAIAQTCNSAAPLLLLGLATGICFRSGVFNVGLEGCFVLGGLAAAITAGHCSTLSAPLAILFPLLAGSVAGSLWMLVPAWLVVFRNLDDVVTTLMVNFVALDLAAWLVERFFLAPGSANSATAMIPVVTHLPDVGFPGLNLSFMISIICVALYTAWCSRGTLGYETRIVGWNRRFARATGFGVRRILVSAMLLSGGIGGLAGAVHTLGTVHQYVTGFSAEYGFLGLTVAILGDNRAPGIFLASLLLAMLVVSGIGIQLISDIPEEVTRLIEASFIIFASVRFTGFGRRLRNWRERSAR